A single genomic interval of Terriglobus albidus harbors:
- a CDS encoding 1-deoxy-D-xylulose-5-phosphate reductoisomerase: protein MSVKKIAILGSTGSIGTSTLSICESFPDRFQPVSLAAGRNLDVAVAQCKQWRPRLVSMATEELADQLAARLRSEGVTGIDVVHGTAGTVAVATLPEVDFVVSAIVGVSGLEATYEAVKAGKDIGLANKEALVAAGELIIAEARRNKVALLPIDSEHNAIHQCMRGGTAAEVKQIWLTASGGPFRSTPLDLFASITPAQALKHPTWVMGQRITIDSATMLNKGLEIIEACRLFDLPPAKVQVTIHPQSTIHSLVEYVDGSILAQLSVTDMRLPILYAMAYPERIPSELTFDMKSLSQLDFQQPDFARFPCLRLAYEAAEAGPAHCIALNAADEIAVAAFLEGRIPFLGIPRTIESVLQLTKPGHPASIQAVLTADHEARQLAREVALGQAATH from the coding sequence ATGTCCGTAAAGAAGATCGCTATCCTCGGTTCTACCGGATCCATCGGCACCAGCACCCTGTCCATCTGCGAAAGCTTTCCGGATCGTTTCCAGCCGGTCTCGCTTGCCGCCGGTCGCAACCTCGATGTAGCCGTTGCGCAGTGCAAACAGTGGCGGCCGCGGCTGGTCTCCATGGCGACCGAAGAGCTGGCTGATCAGCTTGCCGCGCGGCTACGCTCTGAAGGCGTGACCGGCATCGATGTAGTGCATGGAACTGCAGGAACCGTTGCCGTGGCCACGCTGCCGGAGGTCGACTTTGTTGTCTCTGCTATCGTCGGCGTCTCCGGCCTCGAAGCTACGTATGAGGCAGTTAAAGCGGGCAAAGACATCGGCCTGGCGAACAAAGAGGCTCTGGTCGCCGCAGGCGAACTGATCATCGCGGAGGCGCGGCGGAACAAGGTTGCATTGCTACCCATCGATTCCGAGCACAATGCCATTCACCAGTGCATGCGCGGTGGAACCGCAGCCGAAGTAAAACAGATCTGGCTCACCGCCTCTGGCGGCCCTTTCCGCAGCACGCCTCTTGACCTGTTCGCATCCATCACACCGGCGCAGGCGTTGAAACATCCGACCTGGGTGATGGGTCAGCGAATCACCATCGATTCGGCGACCATGTTGAACAAAGGTCTGGAGATCATTGAGGCCTGCCGCCTGTTCGATCTACCTCCCGCCAAGGTCCAGGTGACGATTCACCCTCAGTCGACCATTCACTCCTTGGTGGAGTATGTGGATGGCAGCATCCTGGCGCAGCTTTCAGTCACCGACATGCGGCTGCCGATTCTGTACGCCATGGCGTATCCGGAGCGCATTCCTTCGGAGCTGACCTTCGACATGAAGTCATTGAGCCAGTTGGACTTCCAGCAACCGGACTTTGCACGGTTCCCCTGCCTGCGGCTGGCTTATGAGGCTGCCGAGGCCGGTCCGGCGCATTGCATCGCCCTGAATGCGGCCGACGAAATCGCGGTCGCAGCATTCCTTGAAGGACGTATTCCCTTCCTGGGGATTCCTCGTACAATAGAATCAGTGCTCCAGCTAACCAAGCCCGGCCATCCCGCGTCCATTCAAGCGGTGCTTACGGCAGACCATGAGGCTCGGCAGCTTGCACGCGAGGTAGCCCTGGGCCAGGCTGCCACCCACTGA
- the rseP gene encoding RIP metalloprotease RseP: MTTIIYLAIVLGIMVLVHELGHFLAAKWCGVRVETFSIGFGRRLIGFRRGDTDYRLSLLPFGGYVKMAGDNPGEEPSGDPGEFNAHPRWQRVIIALAGPVANFILAFAIMVLVFHFHNEVDEYISGPARVNYVVKGSPADAAGLRSGDTIVHFDNAANPDWEGVMRRAALNMNQTVAMSYLHDGQRVNTRFNVNVGKTTEFNAEAMQSLGMIPTMQDAPIGVNEVAGGTPAQRAGLQAGDKILAIDGLQLRSVLALLAYLNDQAGKTSTLQVLRNGKTLTTEVTPEVGDIGNGIKKYRLGFLPAQMPLRISQLPWGEAVVQSAQENWKDSTMIVEVLKRMFTHQVSVKSLSGPIGIGQQIGAAARDSVWTVFRLMAMISINLGIFNLLPIPILDGGMILMLIVESVIRRDLNQQLKERVYQVAFVCLLLFAAMVIFNDISKLGWFAKLKP, encoded by the coding sequence ATGACAACCATTATTTATCTCGCCATCGTGCTGGGCATTATGGTGCTCGTGCATGAGCTGGGCCACTTCCTTGCCGCCAAGTGGTGTGGCGTTCGCGTTGAAACCTTCTCCATCGGCTTCGGCCGCCGACTCATCGGCTTCCGCCGCGGAGATACGGATTACCGGCTCTCGCTGTTGCCCTTCGGTGGCTACGTGAAGATGGCAGGCGATAATCCCGGCGAAGAACCGTCCGGCGATCCCGGTGAGTTCAATGCGCATCCGCGCTGGCAGCGCGTGATTATTGCGCTGGCAGGACCGGTTGCGAACTTCATCCTGGCCTTCGCCATCATGGTCCTGGTGTTCCACTTCCATAACGAAGTGGATGAGTACATTTCCGGGCCGGCACGTGTGAACTACGTCGTGAAGGGCTCTCCGGCAGACGCCGCCGGCCTGCGTAGCGGTGACACGATTGTCCACTTCGACAACGCCGCCAATCCGGACTGGGAAGGCGTAATGCGTCGTGCCGCGTTGAACATGAACCAGACCGTGGCGATGAGCTACCTGCATGACGGGCAGCGCGTGAATACCCGCTTCAACGTCAACGTTGGCAAGACTACCGAGTTCAACGCCGAAGCGATGCAGAGCCTGGGTATGATTCCGACGATGCAGGATGCACCGATCGGCGTCAATGAGGTGGCTGGAGGAACTCCGGCGCAGCGTGCCGGTCTGCAGGCGGGCGACAAGATTCTTGCGATCGACGGTCTGCAGCTTCGTTCTGTCCTCGCACTGCTGGCGTATCTGAACGACCAGGCCGGAAAGACCTCAACCCTGCAGGTACTGCGGAACGGCAAGACGCTGACAACGGAAGTCACGCCGGAGGTCGGTGACATCGGCAATGGCATCAAGAAGTATCGCCTTGGCTTCCTCCCGGCGCAGATGCCTCTTCGGATCTCACAGTTACCTTGGGGCGAGGCAGTCGTGCAGTCGGCCCAGGAGAACTGGAAAGACTCAACCATGATCGTCGAGGTGCTGAAGCGGATGTTCACGCACCAGGTCTCGGTGAAGAGCCTCTCCGGACCGATTGGTATCGGCCAGCAGATCGGCGCTGCCGCGCGTGACTCAGTGTGGACGGTCTTCCGTCTGATGGCAATGATCTCGATCAACCTTGGCATCTTCAACCTGTTGCCGATTCCGATTCTGGATGGCGGCATGATCCTGATGCTGATCGTGGAATCGGTCATCCGCCGCGACTTGAACCAGCAGCTCAAGGAGCGGGTCTACCAGGTAGCCTTCGTCTGCCTGCTGCTCTTCGCGGCTATGGTGATCTTCAATGACATCTCGAAGCTGGGATGGTTTGCGAAGCTGAAACCGTAG
- a CDS encoding YciI family protein translates to MKFLSIYKAPERSTPPSPEEMATMGKLIEEGFTKGWLLGTEGCLPSALGVRVRRSDDKITVTDGPFTEAKEVVGGFALLKADSKEEAIELVRQFLKVVGEGECELRQLYEQYSGDQAACYEAEAVALKK, encoded by the coding sequence ATGAAATTTCTAAGCATCTACAAGGCGCCTGAACGAAGCACCCCGCCCTCCCCGGAAGAGATGGCAACCATGGGTAAGCTAATCGAGGAAGGCTTTACCAAGGGCTGGCTTCTCGGCACTGAGGGCTGCCTGCCTTCGGCGCTTGGTGTGCGGGTTCGGCGCTCTGATGACAAGATCACCGTAACAGATGGGCCTTTCACCGAAGCGAAAGAGGTGGTGGGTGGATTTGCTCTGTTGAAGGCGGACTCGAAGGAAGAGGCAATCGAGTTGGTGCGGCAGTTCCTCAAGGTGGTCGGAGAAGGAGAGTGTGAACTGCGCCAACTTTACGAGCAGTACTCGGGGGACCAGGCCGCTTGCTACGAGGCGGAGGCGGTTGCACTCAAGAAGTAA
- a CDS encoding sensor histidine kinase, with amino-acid sequence MSSRLGLISSGKVPSLRTVGGLIAALFLPFLLTRVSLHIEVLKHVPFALALLFVGAMTLWQRLPAGIVASLSMAFGAWRKFLEIDQGEHPVRAVLRATVTFGVGYLFAAGWEWQRRNRDCLAFALSELNARREVLTEAQKASKAVAWSYDLLTGRMTWEEDGLDVFGRPLLDASTPATSLELVYEDDRTRVTQMYQEALAKNAPFEIEFRCLWPNGEMHWLEARGKPSTARPHTWIGITSNVDTRKRSEQALIRSEKLAAIGRLSSTIAHELNNPLAALTNLIYLALSDPALSEESREYLVIAHTQIRRLSTVARHLPTQRAFPQGSPADLHEIAMEAVDLFAARCASKGCQIRAIEKSPARTSASKEDVTQILINLLNNSCDAVAEGMGEIVVEVFSQGEVACIRILDNGPGIPAEVLSHLFEPFFTTKTDIGTGVGLWMARELAIRCGGRLILSDYAAPFATAFHLELPLAQNNGTHS; translated from the coding sequence ATGTCTTCTCGCCTTGGTCTAATATCCTCCGGCAAGGTCCCCTCCCTGCGAACGGTAGGCGGACTGATTGCGGCTCTTTTTCTTCCTTTCCTCCTCACGCGTGTCAGCCTGCATATTGAGGTCCTGAAGCACGTGCCGTTCGCGCTGGCATTGCTCTTTGTTGGGGCGATGACTCTCTGGCAGCGGCTCCCGGCTGGGATCGTGGCCTCCCTATCGATGGCTTTTGGAGCATGGCGGAAGTTTCTCGAAATCGACCAGGGCGAGCATCCGGTTCGCGCTGTGTTGCGAGCGACCGTGACCTTTGGTGTAGGGTATCTTTTCGCTGCCGGCTGGGAGTGGCAGAGACGGAACCGTGATTGCCTGGCCTTTGCCTTGTCGGAACTCAACGCACGCAGAGAAGTACTAACCGAGGCACAGAAAGCCTCAAAGGCCGTGGCATGGTCTTACGATCTTTTGACCGGCCGAATGACATGGGAGGAGGATGGCCTCGATGTCTTCGGCAGGCCGCTGCTGGATGCCTCCACCCCTGCGACCTCATTGGAGCTTGTCTATGAGGACGATCGCACTCGCGTCACACAGATGTATCAGGAAGCGCTTGCGAAAAACGCGCCGTTTGAGATTGAGTTCCGGTGTCTATGGCCGAATGGGGAGATGCACTGGCTTGAGGCTCGGGGGAAACCCTCGACCGCAAGGCCGCATACATGGATTGGCATCACAAGCAACGTAGACACCAGGAAGCGATCGGAGCAGGCGCTGATCCGATCGGAAAAGCTGGCAGCGATCGGACGTCTGTCTTCCACCATTGCCCATGAACTGAATAATCCGCTGGCCGCGCTGACGAACCTGATCTATCTTGCGCTGTCCGATCCCGCATTGTCGGAAGAATCTCGCGAATATCTTGTAATCGCCCACACGCAAATCAGACGTTTGAGCACGGTTGCCAGGCATCTCCCGACCCAGCGGGCCTTCCCTCAGGGAAGCCCAGCCGATCTCCACGAGATTGCGATGGAAGCAGTCGATCTGTTCGCCGCGCGGTGCGCATCCAAAGGATGCCAGATCAGAGCAATCGAGAAGAGCCCGGCGAGAACCAGCGCTTCCAAAGAGGACGTAACCCAGATCCTGATCAATCTTCTGAATAACTCCTGCGATGCCGTAGCCGAAGGTATGGGAGAGATTGTGGTCGAGGTCTTTTCTCAGGGAGAAGTTGCCTGTATACGAATTCTGGACAACGGGCCGGGTATCCCTGCCGAGGTGCTCAGTCATCTTTTCGAGCCGTTCTTCACCACCAAAACAGACATCGGCACAGGCGTCGGTCTTTGGATGGCGAGAGAACTCGCAATCCGGTGTGGTGGACGTCTCATCCTCAGCGACTACGCAGCACCATTTGCGACCGCATTTCACCTGGAACTCCCGCTGGCCCAGAACAATGGAACCCACTCCTAG
- a CDS encoding DHH family phosphoesterase gives MNCRVFYHDRCFDGACSASLFTRFHRECIGTATEYQYQGLVHRAGALFDGDEFVGDENAIVDFKYSPSPKLTWWFDHHQSAFLTKEDQAAFEAGQHDGSKTLRHFFDPTYTSCTSFIAHIASTTFGMDVSGLKDLIYWANIVDGAKYESAEAAVGMKEAAMRLTMVIESTQDDTLIPRLIPMLTEMPLEEILKQPFVADLLEPLLAKHQASVELIGSRATCERGVITFDITDQPTEGYNKFIPYYLFPDGVYNIGLSKSSFRTKVAVGTNPWTKVPVEKLVNLAAICERYGGGGHARVGAISFPPDKESDAREAAKVIVDELRTAYEG, from the coding sequence TTGAACTGCCGCGTCTTTTATCACGACAGATGTTTTGACGGAGCATGCTCTGCATCGCTGTTTACGCGCTTCCACCGGGAGTGCATCGGCACAGCGACGGAGTACCAATATCAGGGCCTGGTGCATCGTGCCGGAGCTTTGTTCGATGGCGACGAGTTCGTCGGCGATGAGAATGCCATTGTCGATTTCAAGTACTCGCCCTCACCGAAACTGACCTGGTGGTTCGACCACCATCAGTCGGCCTTTCTCACCAAAGAAGATCAGGCTGCCTTCGAGGCGGGTCAGCATGACGGCTCGAAGACGCTGCGGCACTTCTTCGACCCCACCTACACCTCGTGCACCAGCTTTATTGCGCACATCGCCAGCACAACGTTCGGAATGGATGTCAGCGGCCTGAAGGACCTTATTTATTGGGCCAATATCGTGGACGGCGCCAAGTATGAGAGCGCCGAGGCAGCAGTCGGCATGAAAGAAGCAGCCATGCGCCTGACCATGGTGATTGAGTCCACGCAGGACGATACGCTGATTCCGCGTCTGATTCCGATGCTCACCGAGATGCCGCTGGAAGAGATTCTGAAGCAGCCGTTTGTCGCCGATCTGCTGGAGCCGTTGCTGGCCAAGCATCAGGCCTCGGTCGAGTTAATTGGTTCACGCGCGACCTGTGAGCGCGGTGTGATTACATTCGATATCACCGATCAGCCGACCGAGGGCTACAACAAGTTCATCCCTTACTATCTCTTCCCCGATGGCGTCTACAACATCGGCCTCAGCAAATCGTCGTTCCGTACAAAGGTAGCTGTGGGCACTAACCCATGGACAAAGGTTCCGGTAGAGAAATTAGTGAACCTGGCCGCAATCTGCGAGCGTTACGGAGGTGGCGGCCACGCCCGCGTCGGCGCCATCAGCTTCCCGCCTGACAAGGAATCCGATGCCCGCGAAGCCGCCAAGGTGATCGTGGACGAGCTGCGAACTGCATACGAAGGCTGA
- a CDS encoding GNAT family N-acetyltransferase: MSHPDFTNPFWSGLVTANAPLAIGGDLARRYPAEVIPFGGVADVRDPACMAAFRDLLHPGEKVYLTGDDLAAVDGLVESVLLPGVQMHFAGDSSVAAFSDQVVLLGEAEAHEMVALTDVAFPGYFRPATWKLGQYYGLRVEGELIAMAGVRVSLPGWREISAVCTHPQHTGKGYAATLIRHVMAEHRNEGAENYLHAAAANHRAIAIYERLGFTHTRNISFRGMQLA, from the coding sequence ATGAGTCATCCCGATTTCACCAATCCATTCTGGAGCGGCCTGGTCACCGCGAATGCCCCACTCGCCATCGGCGGCGATCTCGCGCGCCGTTATCCGGCTGAGGTAATTCCCTTCGGCGGCGTTGCGGATGTCCGCGACCCCGCTTGCATGGCCGCCTTCCGCGATCTACTGCATCCCGGCGAAAAGGTCTATCTCACCGGCGACGATCTGGCCGCTGTGGACGGCCTGGTGGAGAGTGTTCTTCTCCCGGGCGTGCAGATGCACTTCGCGGGCGACTCCTCGGTGGCGGCCTTCAGCGACCAGGTCGTTCTCCTGGGCGAAGCCGAGGCGCATGAGATGGTTGCCCTGACCGATGTGGCCTTTCCCGGCTATTTCCGTCCCGCGACCTGGAAGCTGGGGCAGTATTATGGCCTCCGTGTCGAGGGAGAGTTGATTGCCATGGCGGGGGTGCGGGTCTCGCTGCCGGGCTGGCGCGAGATCAGCGCTGTATGCACGCATCCGCAACACACCGGGAAGGGGTACGCCGCTACGTTGATCCGCCACGTGATGGCCGAACACCGCAACGAAGGCGCGGAAAACTATCTGCATGCGGCGGCTGCAAATCATCGCGCCATTGCGATCTACGAGCGGCTGGGCTTCACCCATACCAGAAATATCAGCTTCCGCGGCATGCAGCTTGCTTGA
- a CDS encoding Na+/H+ antiporter: MGGNLHSLELVLMLLLAFVASIAGVARRWQKPYPIVLVIGGLLLSFVPHLPAIPLNPDIVFLVFLPPLLYSAAWQTSWRDFRFNFTSIAMLAVGLVGFTVIGVAWVANRWLLKEFDWRAGVLLGAVVSPTDAIAASAIAKRLGLPRRIVDVLEGESLLNDATGLLALEFGLDLMLRGTTPTVTGGLLRLLWLVVGGVGVGLLLGAVFTRLEHWIDDGPVEIALGLVVPYGAYLAAEEVKASGVLAVVACGLYLGQQAARIFSPQVRMQAYAVWDTLEFTLNGLVFVLIGLQLPTVLAGIKGYSHMEMIRNGIILSVALIVLRIVWVAPGSRVAYFIRRRLLRQHVPYPAMKSSFVIGWTGMRGVVALAAALSLPEQIPQKNLIVFLTFCVIFVTLVLQGLTLPKVIRALGLDNQSGPDCEENEARKLVLEEALAYLQESRDRAGDHAGHAYEDLIHQYEHRLEAVTDCGTPDTTEGHSHRYREVALAAIHTERNALLRLRDEGRISDEVQRKIERELDLSEARREAPL, translated from the coding sequence ATGGGTGGAAATCTGCACTCGCTGGAATTGGTGCTGATGCTTCTGCTGGCCTTCGTCGCCTCAATCGCGGGCGTGGCCCGGCGGTGGCAGAAGCCGTATCCCATTGTTTTGGTAATTGGCGGCCTGCTGCTCAGTTTTGTACCGCACCTTCCGGCTATTCCTCTGAATCCGGATATCGTCTTTCTGGTCTTCCTGCCTCCGCTGCTCTATTCGGCTGCATGGCAGACCTCGTGGCGCGACTTCCGTTTCAATTTCACCAGCATTGCTATGCTTGCCGTGGGCCTGGTCGGATTTACCGTCATCGGCGTCGCGTGGGTAGCTAACCGCTGGCTTTTGAAGGAGTTCGACTGGCGTGCCGGCGTGCTTCTGGGGGCTGTGGTCTCGCCGACCGACGCGATCGCCGCCAGCGCAATCGCCAAGCGCCTGGGATTGCCTCGCCGCATCGTAGACGTGCTGGAAGGTGAAAGCCTGTTGAATGACGCCACCGGCCTTCTGGCGCTGGAATTCGGCCTGGACCTCATGCTGCGCGGTACAACCCCTACGGTTACGGGCGGGCTTCTGCGGCTGCTCTGGCTGGTTGTCGGCGGTGTCGGAGTAGGTCTGCTGCTCGGCGCCGTCTTTACCCGGCTGGAGCATTGGATCGACGATGGTCCGGTTGAGATCGCTCTCGGGCTGGTCGTCCCCTACGGCGCCTATCTTGCCGCGGAAGAGGTCAAAGCCTCAGGCGTCCTGGCCGTGGTGGCCTGCGGTCTTTATCTCGGCCAGCAGGCGGCTCGTATCTTCTCGCCCCAGGTTCGCATGCAGGCCTATGCGGTGTGGGATACGTTGGAGTTCACCCTCAACGGTCTGGTCTTCGTCCTCATCGGTCTGCAACTGCCTACCGTGCTGGCGGGAATCAAGGGTTACAGCCACATGGAGATGATCCGCAACGGCATCATTCTGTCCGTTGCCCTGATTGTCCTTCGAATTGTGTGGGTCGCTCCCGGCTCGCGTGTAGCCTACTTTATTCGCCGGCGTCTGCTCAGGCAGCATGTGCCTTATCCGGCCATGAAGTCGTCCTTCGTTATCGGCTGGACGGGAATGCGCGGTGTCGTGGCTCTGGCTGCCGCGCTCTCGCTGCCGGAGCAGATTCCGCAGAAGAACCTGATCGTCTTTCTGACCTTCTGCGTCATCTTTGTCACGCTGGTGCTGCAGGGGCTTACGCTGCCGAAGGTCATCCGTGCGCTTGGTCTCGATAATCAGAGCGGTCCCGACTGCGAAGAGAACGAGGCGCGCAAGCTTGTGCTGGAAGAGGCGCTGGCCTATCTGCAGGAGAGCAGGGACCGGGCGGGAGATCACGCCGGGCACGCCTACGAGGATCTGATCCATCAATACGAGCATCGCCTGGAGGCAGTGACCGACTGCGGCACTCCTGATACGACCGAGGGTCATTCGCATCGCTATCGCGAGGTCGCTCTCGCCGCCATTCATACGGAGCGCAACGCGCTTCTCCGTCTGCGCGACGAGGGACGCATCAGCGATGAGGTGCAGCGCAAGATCGAACGTGAGCTCGATCTAAGCGAAGCCCGCAGAGAGGCGCCACTATGA
- a CDS encoding penicillin acylase family protein, producing MEVTDLQAVATSPERKRRILKYVGISAGVVLVLVLIAGVSLRLWLSHALNASLPQVDGTVHTRGLTAAVKVERTAEGMPAIHAGNLHDLSFAQGYITAQDRLWQMDMLRRYAEGRLSEILGSMTLEHDRTQRYLQLGAAADAALPHVAPDQMQLLNAYADGVNAYIAESEGHLPLEFRLLHYAPAKWTPHDSLLVGLSMSQELSTSFPTKLARETLTARLSPELLADLYPVGSWRDHPPVDGHPSLSAPNQDPPDAPLDETQTKLTLPASSIEDLQHVLHPFTCDGCVSGSNNWAVSGAHTATGKPLLSNDMHLGLDIPGIWYETSLESPELHATGVALPGVPFIIVGHNQHIAWGFTASLADVQDLYIEKLRTSAANPKQREFQTHDGAWLPVATRQEVIHVRGGKDVPLEISLTSHGGHPTPVISPMIPREQRPLALAWTVYDPEITASLPFQAVNQASNYEQFVTAFRSFGGPSLSAVYADDQGHIGYHAIGKVPVRGDAQHPSGLSPVPVTDGSYEWSGYVSYDLMPQALDPESGVLATANARITADDAPYTLSLDWENPYRNERIWKQLLPSKGLTAADMMKLQLDVYSDGDRVIAQKLAYAIDHSKTKDKRLHQAADLLRVWNGNMEINSPAAAIVSATRTALWPMLLRPLLGNDWRLYRWNSRSFVQEELISHAPARWLPSPYSDWNDLLTAAVQEGLRDAHAPGDLSHWSYGAMHRIDLQHPLYGTNRIFRRIFPAPAGPGSFPLPGDTITVRAGSATFGASERFTADLADWENSNLNVPVGQSGNPRSTNFRDQWSNWYDGKPLPLPWNTVKAQHTLTLEP from the coding sequence ATGGAAGTAACCGACCTCCAGGCTGTTGCGACCTCCCCAGAGCGCAAACGCCGGATTTTGAAGTACGTTGGCATCAGCGCCGGCGTTGTTCTGGTTCTCGTGCTGATTGCCGGCGTCTCATTGCGGCTGTGGCTGTCACATGCTCTCAATGCGAGTCTGCCGCAGGTAGACGGAACCGTGCATACACGCGGGCTTACCGCAGCCGTCAAGGTAGAACGAACAGCAGAGGGAATGCCGGCGATCCACGCGGGCAATCTGCACGATCTCTCCTTCGCACAGGGATATATCACCGCGCAGGACCGCCTGTGGCAGATGGACATGCTGCGCCGCTACGCCGAGGGACGTCTGTCGGAGATCCTCGGCTCCATGACACTGGAGCATGACCGGACGCAGCGCTATCTGCAACTGGGTGCCGCGGCCGATGCCGCGCTCCCTCACGTAGCACCAGACCAGATGCAGTTGCTGAACGCGTACGCCGATGGTGTAAATGCGTACATCGCCGAGAGCGAGGGACATCTTCCGCTGGAGTTCCGGCTGCTGCACTACGCTCCGGCGAAGTGGACACCGCACGATTCGCTGCTCGTAGGCCTGTCGATGAGCCAGGAGCTCTCCACCTCATTCCCCACCAAGCTGGCCCGCGAGACACTCACGGCACGGCTGTCGCCCGAGCTGCTGGCTGATCTCTATCCGGTTGGCTCATGGCGCGATCATCCTCCCGTCGATGGCCATCCTAGCCTCTCCGCCCCTAATCAGGATCCTCCTGACGCTCCACTGGATGAGACGCAGACGAAGCTAACGCTTCCCGCCTCTTCCATCGAAGATCTGCAACATGTCCTTCATCCCTTCACCTGCGATGGCTGCGTCTCCGGATCGAACAACTGGGCGGTGAGTGGAGCACACACCGCAACAGGCAAGCCGCTGCTGTCGAACGATATGCACCTGGGGCTCGACATTCCAGGCATCTGGTACGAGACATCTCTCGAATCGCCTGAGCTGCACGCCACCGGCGTCGCACTGCCCGGCGTACCCTTCATCATCGTTGGCCACAATCAGCACATCGCCTGGGGCTTCACGGCGTCACTCGCTGACGTGCAGGATCTCTACATCGAAAAGCTGCGGACGTCCGCAGCAAATCCGAAGCAGCGTGAGTTCCAGACGCATGACGGCGCCTGGCTGCCCGTAGCGACCCGTCAGGAAGTGATCCACGTCCGCGGAGGGAAAGACGTACCGCTGGAGATCAGCCTGACCAGCCATGGCGGACATCCCACGCCTGTCATCAGCCCAATGATTCCGCGGGAACAGCGGCCGCTGGCGCTGGCATGGACCGTCTATGATCCTGAGATCACCGCCAGCCTCCCCTTCCAGGCCGTGAATCAGGCAAGCAACTACGAACAGTTCGTCACAGCCTTCCGCAGCTTCGGAGGACCATCGCTCTCAGCCGTCTATGCGGACGACCAGGGGCATATCGGCTATCACGCCATCGGCAAAGTACCAGTGCGTGGCGATGCGCAGCATCCTTCCGGCCTGTCTCCGGTTCCTGTCACCGATGGCTCGTATGAGTGGAGCGGATATGTGAGCTACGACCTGATGCCGCAGGCGCTGGATCCCGAATCTGGCGTGCTGGCCACTGCGAATGCCCGCATTACGGCAGATGACGCTCCGTACACGCTGTCGCTCGACTGGGAGAACCCTTACCGCAATGAGCGCATCTGGAAGCAACTGCTGCCTTCCAAGGGACTGACCGCAGCCGACATGATGAAGCTCCAGCTCGATGTCTACTCTGACGGCGACCGCGTCATTGCACAGAAGCTGGCGTATGCCATCGACCACTCAAAGACCAAGGACAAGCGGCTGCATCAGGCCGCCGATCTGCTGCGCGTATGGAATGGCAACATGGAAATCAACTCTCCGGCAGCAGCGATCGTGAGTGCGACGCGGACAGCGTTGTGGCCCATGCTGCTACGGCCTCTGCTGGGCAACGATTGGAGGCTGTACCGCTGGAATTCCCGCTCGTTTGTGCAGGAAGAGCTGATCTCACATGCCCCGGCGCGGTGGCTGCCGAGCCCGTACAGTGACTGGAACGATCTGTTGACGGCTGCTGTCCAGGAAGGACTGCGAGATGCGCATGCTCCCGGAGACCTGTCGCACTGGAGCTATGGCGCCATGCACCGCATCGACCTGCAGCATCCCCTCTACGGAACGAACCGGATCTTCCGCCGCATCTTCCCTGCCCCGGCCGGCCCTGGTAGCTTCCCGTTACCCGGCGACACCATCACCGTGCGTGCAGGTTCAGCGACCTTCGGCGCGAGCGAACGTTTCACCGCAGATCTTGCCGACTGGGAGAACTCAAATCTCAATGTGCCTGTCGGTCAGTCCGGCAATCCGCGCAGCACAAACTTCCGCGACCAGTGGAGCAACTGGTATGACGGTAAGCCTCTGCCGCTTCCCTGGAATACGGTGAAGGCGCAGCACACCCTTACGCTGGAACCATGA